One Bufo gargarizans isolate SCDJY-AF-19 chromosome 3, ASM1485885v1, whole genome shotgun sequence DNA segment encodes these proteins:
- the DDN gene encoding dendrin isoform X1, translated as MSAAAPALRMDSHKWMDLDGSWVYSTNPRRQPDNLLKYSTLPGRNQDNYRTAADISRRSADDRGKYGTVPGRYINKAPMRGQSPYRLWSTTRLPQGAVLQDSTNWGSNLPPIHRDSTLGRMDQIQNADRRNDARVKEQFHYKWDNNMARTYAAEYERKRQKLSGDPYRQMVNHSPSKKRRQKGKLIQMDSIYGKWEADYILEKKMKELKYDEWEPLHNLPKALQNQLISQSSKVGYPETEKTKSILTNSGDTSQEKRSWWSKLVKSAKSGVTNSAVSETFQDKAQKNNVEQSSSLNHNKEVLKENRPQFRKRKVPPPYVPPPSYNYPHLIFPTNKEKVNHTRGYSQKPSTHILPLHDIEDCHESREKVPRYSVEKTRAAKTNLSSSTNMRGNTVEVAEKQKTDPALQSIIQGRKLPRAHSTWTGPNSDEFLDHIYESVEGRSSPLTHDTPNFPKIKSDLDLPSDNMIYGTVSFPAQRDTSVPYTRHANSKAQQDKSEATKRKNMTAAKNSRHQMPPFDTRPPIPLHGIKLPRELGFSYASGNFLNADKRNRGGYININKQDSEQGHEQRRPLRVVSGKESKTRPAPKSNNVDYGWYSHTLPVKKQYMKPYMQEETTQGDSRKERITYQDTEFPRWREPGNVNTLPGRSHDHNRWRGPNGLKFSRKYNISEHSNIHPSDLGKSQAKETEKLQAALSNEDEGLFVIDATCVVVRAEYIFPPVMEQVKFVPDEKSNEESLPIRSHSKSLVKKERAHHTSHSKASSNLPVQPCSQKKHSKIEQCNQLFTERQASTLKERAVRILGLSIGELDYLNESQDQHKPYGSLTEAVNAEQGHTFNEQESEVLIKNGNRKGFKIHNYKEMPCILENVDHLPATSETVNDSLHISVNSTKEIKELGSEQSVLSPDIQNTSSKESCSEPSDIIVQNDQTLATPKPQESFLPMVKGVGISPYPSVYSHCMELDTTMKEEIQDCKTSAEPLDLHVTEKLKQVEGMLLESVEEECLVQQKTLSMVNKKNPSKDNPIIGGNSEEDHPAETQLKEKKSKPTKHASNFTNPHLFQEPDIEHKKVASEVCLASQADHTSSRSLIKAYSRKPTYYAKDLREAVSRIRRHTAPDSDTDEDLEKSSFDSVEPVSDEYVTSCSSDTSDSEVTVILCEDEKDEDTLPITEDTSSERMNGHREDIFTKDIMVATGPLVTLHEGAFEDQPNKYQAPEQKAVYDLNSCIKEILQDLNKTEQEFFPSNEDQSEASASSNVPDLPTTGEYRTKKVI; from the exons AtgtctgctgctgctcctgcactGAG gaTGGACAGTCACAAATGGATGGACTTAGATGGCTCCTGGGTGTACAGTACAAATCCCAGAAGGCAGCCCGACAATCTCCTGAAATATAGTACTTTACCAGGCAGAAACCAAGACAATTACAGAACAGCCGCTGATATTTCCAGAAGATCAGCAGATGACAGAGGCAAATATGGCACTGTACCTGGCAG GTACATTAACAAAGCACCAATGAGAGGTCAGTCTCCCTACAGACTGTGGTCGACCACCAGACTGCCACAGGGTGCAGTCTTGCAAGATTCAACAAACTGGGGTTCCAATCTGCCACCAATTCATAGAGATTCCACACTAGGGAGAATGGATCAAATTCAAAATGCTGATAGAAGAAATGATGCACGGGTAAAAGAACAGTTCCATTATAAGTGGGACAACAATATGGCTAGAACATATGCTGCTGAATATGAAAGGAAAAGACAAAAGTTGTCTGGAGATCCATATAGACAAATGGTAAACCATTCCCCTTCTAAAAAGCGGAGACAAAAAGGGAAGCTGATACAAATGGACAGTATTTATGGAAAATGGGAAGCAGATTATatactagaaaaaaaaatgaaagagctAAAGTATGATGAGTGGGAACCTTTACATAATCTGCCCAAAGCGCTACAAAATCAGCTCATATCACAATCAAGCAAGGTGGGCTATCCAGAGACTGAAAAAACTAAATCTATTCTAACAAATTCTGGAGATAcaagtcaggaaaaaagaagtTGGTGGTCTAAGCTTGTAAAATCTGCAAAATCAGGAGTAACTAATTCAGCTGTTTCAGAAACTTTTCAGGACAAAgcacaaaaaaataatgtggaGCAAAGCTCCTCGTTAAATCACAATAAGGAAGTCTTAAAAGAAAATCGGCCGCAATTTAGAAAACGAAAAGTTCCCCCACCTTACGTTCCTCCTCCTTCTTATAATTACCCACACCTTATCTTCCCTACGAACAAAGAAAAAGTTAATCACACTAGAGGATACAGCCAAAAGCCAAGTACTCATATTCTACCTCTACATGACATTGAGGACTGTCATGAAAGTAGAGAAAAGGTGCCAAGGTATAGTGTGGAGAAAACTAGAGCTGCCAAGACAAATTTATCATCAAGTACAAATATGCGGGGGAACACTGTAGAAGTAGCGGAAAAACAAAAGACTGACCCAGCTTTGCAGAGCATAATACAAGGCAGAAAACTTCCTCGAGCTCATAGCACATGGACAGGACCTAACTCTGATGAGTTTCTTGATCATATATATGAGAGTGTAGAAGGCAGAAGTTCCCCTCTTACTCACGATacaccaaattttccaaaaatcaaGTCTGATCTTGACCTACCGAGTGATAACATGATATATGGGACAGTTTCATTCCCTGCTCAAAGGGACACATCAGTTCCATACACACGGCACGCAAATAGCAAAGCACAACAGGACAAAAGTGAagcaacaaaaagaaaaaatatgaccGCTGCAAAAAATAGCCGACATCAAATGCCACCTTTTGATACCCGCCCACCAATACCTCTGCATGGAATTAAACTGCCACGAGAGTTGGGTTTCAGTTATGCAAGTGGAAATTTTCTAAATGCTGATAAAAGGAACAGAGGAGGCTACATAAACATTAATAAACAAGATAGTGAACAAGGACATGAGCAGAGAAGACCATTAAGGGTTGTATCAGGCAAAGAATCAAAGACAAGACCTGCTCCAAAATCAAATAACGTTGATTATGGGTGGTACAGTCATACTCTTCCTGTGAAAAAACAATATATGAAACCATATATGCAGGAAGAAACAACACAAGGTGATTCCAGAAAGGAAAGAATAACTTATCAGGATACAGAATTTCCCAGATGGAGAGAGCCTGGAAATGTCAACACTTTACCGGGGAGAAGCCATGATCATAACCGTTGGAGAGGTCCCAATGGCCTGAAATTTAGTAGGAAATACAATATATCTGAACATTCTAATATACATCCCAGTGATCTAGGAAAAAGCCAAGCAAAGGAAACAGAGAAACTTCAGGCTGCATTATCTAATGAGGATGAGGGACTTTTTGTCATTGATGCAACCTGTGTAGTTGTTAGGGCAGAGTATATTTTTCCACCAGTAATGGAGCAAGTAAAATTTGTACCTGATGAGAAATCTAACGAGGAATCCTTGCCCATTCGTAGTCACTCTAAGAGTCTTGTCAAGAAAGAGAGAGCACATCACACTTCACATTCAAAGGCTAGTTCGAATTTACCAGTACAACCGTGCTCTCAAAAGAAGCATTCTAAAATTGAGCAGTGCAATCAACTGTTCACAGAGAGACAAGCCTCAACCCTCAAAGAAAGAGCAGTCCGCATTTTAGGGCTTTCCATTGGAGAATTAGATTATCTCAATGAATCTCAAGATCAGCACAAACCCTATGGATCCCTGACAGAAGCTGTTAATGCTGAACAAGGACACACATTTAATGAGCAAGAATCTGAGGTTTTGATTAAAAATGGAAACAGAAAAGGATTTAAGATCCATAATTATAAAGAGATGCCCTGCATTTTAGAGAATGTAGATCATCTTCCAGCTACATCAGAAACTGTTAATGATAGTTTGCACATATCTGTTAATAGTACTAAAGAGATTAAAGAACTGGGATCAGAGCAAAGTGTACTTTCTCCTGACATACAGAACACAAGTAGCAAAGAAAGCTGTTCAGAACCATCTGACATAATAGTTCAAAATGATCAAACTCTAGCAACACCCAAACCCCAAGAAAGTTTTCTGCCTATGGTAAAAGGTGTTGGAATCAGTCCATATCCAAGTGTATATTCTCATTGTATGGAACTTGATACTACCATGAAGGAAGAGATACAAGACTGTAAAACATCAGCAGAACCATTGGATTTACATGTCACAGAAAAGTTAAAACAAGTTGAGGGTATGTTACTAGAGTCAGTGGAGGAAGAATGTCTTGTTCAGCAGAAAACGTTATCGATGGTCAATAAAAAGAACCCAAGTAAAGATAATCCTATAATAGGAGGGAACTCAGAGGAAGACCACCCAGCAGAAACtcagttgaaagaaaaaaaatccaagccTACAAAACATGCATCAAATTTTACAAATCCTCATTTATTTCAGGAACCAGACATAGAACACAAGAAAGTTGCTAGTGAAGTTTGCTTGGCCTCTCAAGCAGATCATACATCTTCTAGGAGCCTAATAAAAGCATATTCAAGAAAACCAACTTACTATGCCAAAGATCTCAGGGAGGCTGTCTCCCGAATCAGGCGCCACACAGCCCCAGATTCTGACACAGATGAGGATCTAGAGAAGTCTTCATTTGACTCAGTAGAGCCGGTTTCAGACGAATATGTGACTTCATGTAGCTCAGACACCTCAGACTCTGAAGTGACAGTAATACTGTGTGAAGATGAAAAGGATGAAGACACATTACCCATCACAGAAGATACCAGTAGTGAAAGAATGAATGGACACAGAGAAGACATATTTACCAAGGATATTATGGTAGCAACAGGTCCACTCGTGACACTGCATGAAGGTGCATTTGAAGATCAGCCTAATAAATACCAGGCGCCTGAACAAAAAGCTGTGTATGATCTGAACAGCTGCATTAAGGAAATACTTCAGGACTTGAATAAGACTGAGCAAGAATTCTTCCCAAGCAATGAAGATCAGAGTGAAGCCTCAGCAAGTTCTAATGTTCCAGACCTGCCGACAACAG
- the DDN gene encoding dendrin isoform X2 — MDSHKWMDLDGSWVYSTNPRRQPDNLLKYSTLPGRNQDNYRTAADISRRSADDRGKYGTVPGRYINKAPMRGQSPYRLWSTTRLPQGAVLQDSTNWGSNLPPIHRDSTLGRMDQIQNADRRNDARVKEQFHYKWDNNMARTYAAEYERKRQKLSGDPYRQMVNHSPSKKRRQKGKLIQMDSIYGKWEADYILEKKMKELKYDEWEPLHNLPKALQNQLISQSSKVGYPETEKTKSILTNSGDTSQEKRSWWSKLVKSAKSGVTNSAVSETFQDKAQKNNVEQSSSLNHNKEVLKENRPQFRKRKVPPPYVPPPSYNYPHLIFPTNKEKVNHTRGYSQKPSTHILPLHDIEDCHESREKVPRYSVEKTRAAKTNLSSSTNMRGNTVEVAEKQKTDPALQSIIQGRKLPRAHSTWTGPNSDEFLDHIYESVEGRSSPLTHDTPNFPKIKSDLDLPSDNMIYGTVSFPAQRDTSVPYTRHANSKAQQDKSEATKRKNMTAAKNSRHQMPPFDTRPPIPLHGIKLPRELGFSYASGNFLNADKRNRGGYININKQDSEQGHEQRRPLRVVSGKESKTRPAPKSNNVDYGWYSHTLPVKKQYMKPYMQEETTQGDSRKERITYQDTEFPRWREPGNVNTLPGRSHDHNRWRGPNGLKFSRKYNISEHSNIHPSDLGKSQAKETEKLQAALSNEDEGLFVIDATCVVVRAEYIFPPVMEQVKFVPDEKSNEESLPIRSHSKSLVKKERAHHTSHSKASSNLPVQPCSQKKHSKIEQCNQLFTERQASTLKERAVRILGLSIGELDYLNESQDQHKPYGSLTEAVNAEQGHTFNEQESEVLIKNGNRKGFKIHNYKEMPCILENVDHLPATSETVNDSLHISVNSTKEIKELGSEQSVLSPDIQNTSSKESCSEPSDIIVQNDQTLATPKPQESFLPMVKGVGISPYPSVYSHCMELDTTMKEEIQDCKTSAEPLDLHVTEKLKQVEGMLLESVEEECLVQQKTLSMVNKKNPSKDNPIIGGNSEEDHPAETQLKEKKSKPTKHASNFTNPHLFQEPDIEHKKVASEVCLASQADHTSSRSLIKAYSRKPTYYAKDLREAVSRIRRHTAPDSDTDEDLEKSSFDSVEPVSDEYVTSCSSDTSDSEVTVILCEDEKDEDTLPITEDTSSERMNGHREDIFTKDIMVATGPLVTLHEGAFEDQPNKYQAPEQKAVYDLNSCIKEILQDLNKTEQEFFPSNEDQSEASASSNVPDLPTTGEYRTKKVI, encoded by the exons aTGGACAGTCACAAATGGATGGACTTAGATGGCTCCTGGGTGTACAGTACAAATCCCAGAAGGCAGCCCGACAATCTCCTGAAATATAGTACTTTACCAGGCAGAAACCAAGACAATTACAGAACAGCCGCTGATATTTCCAGAAGATCAGCAGATGACAGAGGCAAATATGGCACTGTACCTGGCAG GTACATTAACAAAGCACCAATGAGAGGTCAGTCTCCCTACAGACTGTGGTCGACCACCAGACTGCCACAGGGTGCAGTCTTGCAAGATTCAACAAACTGGGGTTCCAATCTGCCACCAATTCATAGAGATTCCACACTAGGGAGAATGGATCAAATTCAAAATGCTGATAGAAGAAATGATGCACGGGTAAAAGAACAGTTCCATTATAAGTGGGACAACAATATGGCTAGAACATATGCTGCTGAATATGAAAGGAAAAGACAAAAGTTGTCTGGAGATCCATATAGACAAATGGTAAACCATTCCCCTTCTAAAAAGCGGAGACAAAAAGGGAAGCTGATACAAATGGACAGTATTTATGGAAAATGGGAAGCAGATTATatactagaaaaaaaaatgaaagagctAAAGTATGATGAGTGGGAACCTTTACATAATCTGCCCAAAGCGCTACAAAATCAGCTCATATCACAATCAAGCAAGGTGGGCTATCCAGAGACTGAAAAAACTAAATCTATTCTAACAAATTCTGGAGATAcaagtcaggaaaaaagaagtTGGTGGTCTAAGCTTGTAAAATCTGCAAAATCAGGAGTAACTAATTCAGCTGTTTCAGAAACTTTTCAGGACAAAgcacaaaaaaataatgtggaGCAAAGCTCCTCGTTAAATCACAATAAGGAAGTCTTAAAAGAAAATCGGCCGCAATTTAGAAAACGAAAAGTTCCCCCACCTTACGTTCCTCCTCCTTCTTATAATTACCCACACCTTATCTTCCCTACGAACAAAGAAAAAGTTAATCACACTAGAGGATACAGCCAAAAGCCAAGTACTCATATTCTACCTCTACATGACATTGAGGACTGTCATGAAAGTAGAGAAAAGGTGCCAAGGTATAGTGTGGAGAAAACTAGAGCTGCCAAGACAAATTTATCATCAAGTACAAATATGCGGGGGAACACTGTAGAAGTAGCGGAAAAACAAAAGACTGACCCAGCTTTGCAGAGCATAATACAAGGCAGAAAACTTCCTCGAGCTCATAGCACATGGACAGGACCTAACTCTGATGAGTTTCTTGATCATATATATGAGAGTGTAGAAGGCAGAAGTTCCCCTCTTACTCACGATacaccaaattttccaaaaatcaaGTCTGATCTTGACCTACCGAGTGATAACATGATATATGGGACAGTTTCATTCCCTGCTCAAAGGGACACATCAGTTCCATACACACGGCACGCAAATAGCAAAGCACAACAGGACAAAAGTGAagcaacaaaaagaaaaaatatgaccGCTGCAAAAAATAGCCGACATCAAATGCCACCTTTTGATACCCGCCCACCAATACCTCTGCATGGAATTAAACTGCCACGAGAGTTGGGTTTCAGTTATGCAAGTGGAAATTTTCTAAATGCTGATAAAAGGAACAGAGGAGGCTACATAAACATTAATAAACAAGATAGTGAACAAGGACATGAGCAGAGAAGACCATTAAGGGTTGTATCAGGCAAAGAATCAAAGACAAGACCTGCTCCAAAATCAAATAACGTTGATTATGGGTGGTACAGTCATACTCTTCCTGTGAAAAAACAATATATGAAACCATATATGCAGGAAGAAACAACACAAGGTGATTCCAGAAAGGAAAGAATAACTTATCAGGATACAGAATTTCCCAGATGGAGAGAGCCTGGAAATGTCAACACTTTACCGGGGAGAAGCCATGATCATAACCGTTGGAGAGGTCCCAATGGCCTGAAATTTAGTAGGAAATACAATATATCTGAACATTCTAATATACATCCCAGTGATCTAGGAAAAAGCCAAGCAAAGGAAACAGAGAAACTTCAGGCTGCATTATCTAATGAGGATGAGGGACTTTTTGTCATTGATGCAACCTGTGTAGTTGTTAGGGCAGAGTATATTTTTCCACCAGTAATGGAGCAAGTAAAATTTGTACCTGATGAGAAATCTAACGAGGAATCCTTGCCCATTCGTAGTCACTCTAAGAGTCTTGTCAAGAAAGAGAGAGCACATCACACTTCACATTCAAAGGCTAGTTCGAATTTACCAGTACAACCGTGCTCTCAAAAGAAGCATTCTAAAATTGAGCAGTGCAATCAACTGTTCACAGAGAGACAAGCCTCAACCCTCAAAGAAAGAGCAGTCCGCATTTTAGGGCTTTCCATTGGAGAATTAGATTATCTCAATGAATCTCAAGATCAGCACAAACCCTATGGATCCCTGACAGAAGCTGTTAATGCTGAACAAGGACACACATTTAATGAGCAAGAATCTGAGGTTTTGATTAAAAATGGAAACAGAAAAGGATTTAAGATCCATAATTATAAAGAGATGCCCTGCATTTTAGAGAATGTAGATCATCTTCCAGCTACATCAGAAACTGTTAATGATAGTTTGCACATATCTGTTAATAGTACTAAAGAGATTAAAGAACTGGGATCAGAGCAAAGTGTACTTTCTCCTGACATACAGAACACAAGTAGCAAAGAAAGCTGTTCAGAACCATCTGACATAATAGTTCAAAATGATCAAACTCTAGCAACACCCAAACCCCAAGAAAGTTTTCTGCCTATGGTAAAAGGTGTTGGAATCAGTCCATATCCAAGTGTATATTCTCATTGTATGGAACTTGATACTACCATGAAGGAAGAGATACAAGACTGTAAAACATCAGCAGAACCATTGGATTTACATGTCACAGAAAAGTTAAAACAAGTTGAGGGTATGTTACTAGAGTCAGTGGAGGAAGAATGTCTTGTTCAGCAGAAAACGTTATCGATGGTCAATAAAAAGAACCCAAGTAAAGATAATCCTATAATAGGAGGGAACTCAGAGGAAGACCACCCAGCAGAAACtcagttgaaagaaaaaaaatccaagccTACAAAACATGCATCAAATTTTACAAATCCTCATTTATTTCAGGAACCAGACATAGAACACAAGAAAGTTGCTAGTGAAGTTTGCTTGGCCTCTCAAGCAGATCATACATCTTCTAGGAGCCTAATAAAAGCATATTCAAGAAAACCAACTTACTATGCCAAAGATCTCAGGGAGGCTGTCTCCCGAATCAGGCGCCACACAGCCCCAGATTCTGACACAGATGAGGATCTAGAGAAGTCTTCATTTGACTCAGTAGAGCCGGTTTCAGACGAATATGTGACTTCATGTAGCTCAGACACCTCAGACTCTGAAGTGACAGTAATACTGTGTGAAGATGAAAAGGATGAAGACACATTACCCATCACAGAAGATACCAGTAGTGAAAGAATGAATGGACACAGAGAAGACATATTTACCAAGGATATTATGGTAGCAACAGGTCCACTCGTGACACTGCATGAAGGTGCATTTGAAGATCAGCCTAATAAATACCAGGCGCCTGAACAAAAAGCTGTGTATGATCTGAACAGCTGCATTAAGGAAATACTTCAGGACTTGAATAAGACTGAGCAAGAATTCTTCCCAAGCAATGAAGATCAGAGTGAAGCCTCAGCAAGTTCTAATGTTCCAGACCTGCCGACAACAG